CTATGTTTCCATAATATCCATAGGCTATATTACAGCTTAGTATGATGCATGAACCTGCCAAAGAGAATGGACGATGAGGCACAGTTGTGGGGGAGCTGCAAATTTTACTTGGTTTCTCTCCCCTTCTAATATTTATTCTTGAAGCATGCTTGGCTGAACATGGTTAAACTATTCTTCTCCCGACAATGATGGATTACCTTCCCCAAGACATCATGTATCAGGGATAGTAAGAGATAGAGTTTTATTTAAAACGTGGTTTTCTGATTCAGTGCTGGAACTGAGGAAATGCATGGCTACTTCTTTAGTAACACACCAAAtacgttgttgttattattaattatgtattTGGTGTGTTACTAAAGAAGTAGCCATGCTGTAATATTTATGATATTATAAATATTACTCTTGGGGAAGGGGGCACTGAGCTTGTTAGCAGGAAAGCTGACTGCTTGGGTTCAAGACCTGACCACTTGCCTATGGGCTGAACTCCTGCTACTTGTTCCAGCTCCTTCTCAACTAGCagttgggcctagaaagcctagaactacggcgcctaaaacatgatttgagtattgccgacaagatcgtatgctgcaacgtcctaccggtcaatgactacttcagcttcaaccgcaacaacacaagagcacgcaacagattcaaatttaatacgaaccgctccaaacgtgactgtaaaaaatatgatttcaacaatcctgttatcgaagcgtggaactcattactgcactcaattgtgtcaacccctaacccccaacatttctcccttagactctccacgattgacctctccaggttcctaagaggccagtaaagggcgtacataagtgcactggtgtgcctttcgtcccctgtccaattgtctttcctttctcttcctttcatatatcctctcctctaagttcacttttacccttatatatattaccacatgtctatttttttcctatgtatttgtgtattggacaaatgaatgaatgaatgaataaataaatgggagtagaaaaataggtaccactttgttgGAAAGGTATCAGTTTTTCTTGGCTGCTGGCCACAGAACTGCAGAAGCGTCTTTGGACAATGTTGGCTCACTCGGCTAAGAAATGGAGGTGAACACTGGCCCCTAGAATTGGACACAACTGAACAGGGGAAACATTTACCCTTTATaagtattacaggtagtccttgacttacaaccacaattgagaccaaaatttatgttgctaagtgagaaatttttaagtgagttttgccccatgttaaGAAATTGTGGCCAatgtcttgccacaattgttaagcaaatcgctTTAGTTCTTAAGTTAgcagcacagttgttaagtgaatctggattccccattgactttgcttgtgagaaggtcgtaaaagaggatcacatgatcccacaaccctgcaaaggtcataaataggaatcagttgtcaagtatttgaattttggtcatgtgaccgtgaggatgttgcaacagtcataagtgtgaaaaatggtcatgatgTTATAAtgtcaaatagtcactaaatgaactgttgtaagtcaaggacttcagGCCGTCTCACTAAGTACAGATATTTGTTAGGATTTTCATAATGACAACCTTTGAGGGAGTTCTGTATACAGTCATAATTAACAGAAAAGGTTCAATTTGAATCTCTTTAGTTATTTCCTACATTCTACCTTGCACTTGACTAGGaagaatttattatttaaatgaaatataaattctattattctttttctttgcaTTCCTCAGGTGCTTTCTGTaataattttaagaaaaaaaatctggagaTTTTTGAAAGCTTGAACATTTTGTGACCCTTTATTTGGCTTAACCATAATATGTATTAGTGAATGTGGTTTTTAGAATATTGCATCTAATTAAGATGTCAGACTTTGCTTTTTAGTCATCAAAGTTAGGTTTTTCTATCGCAATTATCTAGTACTTTGTATAATTACATAATTATATTCCTTGCTTGAATACTTTCTCCCTGAGGATAACTTGATGATATTTAACAGAACCAAATGCAAATTTCTCCCCTTAGAAATCATAAACCTACaggtataggacaggggacatggTAATATCTTGATAATAGAACTTATacaaacattttgaaaaaaattgatAATTGCATACaatattgtttcaactcctaccctcaaaacgtcgctacagagtactgcacaccaagacaactagacacaagaacagttttttcccgaacgccatcactctactaaacaaataattccctcaaaactgtcagactttctactaaatctgcacttctattctactagtttttctcatcattcctatcacccatttcctcccatgttgactgtatgactgtaacttgttgcgtatatcctaagatttttattaatattgcttcttcattgcttatttgacccctatgacaatcattaagtgttgtatcacatgattcttgacaaatgtatattttattttatgtacgttgagagcatatgcaccaagacaaattccttgtgtgtccaatcacacttgaccaataaaaattctattctattctattctatacgagTGAATGTTGCAATGCGGCTGCAAAAAAGGCAAGCACAATTTGTATACTTTTCAAGTGCTCCATTTTATTCTGTGTTGGCCAAATCACATGTCGAATTATTGTGTAAAATTTGGAGCATCACACTGAGGAGGATTTGGACAGATTCAGTGAATAAAAACAGGACTAAATGCAAGGAAATTTAATATGCTCCAGTTATAGTGTCTGCAACTTTAGGATTATATTATTCAATGCCAGCTGCGCTTTATGTGCTCCTAAACACAGAGACCACCAAATTGTCCAAACACTTTATTTTCCTTACTATTGATTTAAATTCCAAAGAACAGAAACTGGGTTGCCAAGATTGACCAAACATGCCTACTTGcagatgaatttatttattaattggatttctatgccaattAATAGGAATCATAGTAtgagacaagacggagtggctgtgggttttgcctcccaaggacaattccatctgtccatccattatcctgggggagggggattactgacagagagggtccacaacttgggcgtcttcctcgatccacagctaaaattagaccaccatctttcagctgtgacgaggagggcatttgcccaagtttgcctggtgcaccagttacggccttacttggacagggagtcactgctcacagtcactcatgccctcatcaccttgaggttcgactactgcaacgctcactacatggggctacctttgaaaagtgtttggaaacttctggtcgtgcagaatgcagacgcgagagcaatcatgggctttctcagatatgcccatgtctcatcaacactccgcagcttgcactggtcacaattcaaagtgttggtcatgacctataaagccctacatggcatcggaccagaataccttcaggactgtcttctgccgcacgaatcacagcggccgattaggtcctacagagttggctttctccaggtcctgtcgactaaacaatgttgtctggcgggccccaggggaagagccttctctgtggtgtccccggccctctggaatcaattccccccgggaattaggactgcccccaccctccttgcctttcaaaagcttctgaagacccacctttgtcgccaggcatggggaaactgacatacccctagctattatggtttatgtatggtctgttaggttgtgtgattgttttcttttttataataagagttttaaattgtgtttaacattagatttgtacatgatgtattgtgagccgctccgagtccttggagaggggtggcatacaaatctagtaaataataataataataataataataataatcattattattattctcaaaaaaataaagggaacactcaaataatacatcctagatctgaatgaatgaaatattcttgttgaatatttcatttgcacaactattccatttgcacaaaagcatgtgaaattgattgtcaatcagtgttgcttcctaagtggacattttgatttcacagaagtttgatttacttagagttatattctgttgtttaagtgttccctttatttttttgagcagtgtatattaataACATAATATACATATTGATTCAGTCTTTCATAAACCAGTATCTTACTTTGCACCTATTTTCAGCTCCTACCCTGTTTCCTTCGAAAATAGGTCAcctccgaaagtaagacataagagtggtttcgtagaattgcctaatataaggcatcccccaaaagtaagacccaGGAACGtttcattttgcagcattcccgaacagaacatatataacatatatttgaagaaagtataccagtaattgttgtacatggaaataatggtacggtagtagtaagaaattcttgataagattcagagtttgtctggttatgctggtttgtgatgacaactactgtacagtatataataaatgttcattttttttgttcagcaataaatgtgaattcttcttcattgaaaaaagataagacatcccctgaaaataagacgtagcacatctttgggagcaaaaattaatataagatgctgtcttctttgggggaaacagggtattcatCAGTGTGTTATGCATGGATTTGTATGAATGTAATTTAGTCAACAAACCACAGCTAAGACAAACTATGGTTTTTCATGGaaatgtcaggctgaagccattgttttgagttaagagactttggcctgccacaagtagaatagtactttGGGAAttaggaggggtggttgcatgagggggAAAGATAGTAGCCACAACGAATTCATTCCAAAAGAcacaaggtcatcctttgttcagcaccatccAGAAGTAAATGGGAGGACCATGGAtgttgagagaaccggagtggtccatgtgatgaacttgtgggtgtggagacaagggatgaatcttaacctgggtggggaactgtaggaaaagttagtatcggtttGACTAAAGTTGGTATCCCacttggctctgttaataaattggaacttggaagaaggccaaggcttggacccttgatttatttctcggatgtttaTTGAGATCCTGACAGGAAACAGATTTCAATCACTAATGTAAATTCATAGTTTGCCTACTCCTAATTGTTTGGGTAACTGCACACTTGGCCTTTGCTCACCCATACAGCTGAGTGTGTGACTTAAATGCAAATCTTGATTTACAAGCCACAATGAGCAAATCAGAGTCCGTTACACAGCTGCATGAATAGGTAGGCCCGCTTGGTGTCTTCTAGAACAGGAAtctccaaccttggtgactttaagactttttaatttttattttatttatttttgtcaatcaattataggatagtagtttatataaacataacatagaaagtaatgataagaaaggacaataggacagggacggtaggcacaatggtgcacttatgcacccccaccccccccttAGAAAAGTGGAGAGGTCAAATGTAGACAAtctcaacttgtggacttcaactccagaactCCTCAACCATAATTCCTCAGAGTTCCAGAATCCCTCAGAATTCCAGAATCCCtcagttttgctggctgaggaattctgggagttgaagtctacgagtcttaaagttgccaagggcgGAGCGACCCCGTTCTAGGTTACTTGACGGAGGCCGAGAGACTTTTGAAACGTTTATCGGGACTCAAATCCCGTCAGCGTCAGAAAAAGACCAGCCCGGCACATAAatatcctctcccccccccatacgACTTCTGTCCGCCCAAGAGCTGCGCGAACAAGGAGGGGCGAAGCTCTACCGAGCGCATTTGAGGCCAAAGCGACCGGCCTTTAAAGGCGCAGGAGAGGCTTCGGGGCGGGAAAAGGCGAAGAACTTTGCCCCGACAGAGGGGTAAATGCGCGTCGTCGTAGCTACACGCTGGCGGTGTCTTTAAGGCACTAGTCCCCGCCCCGTTTTTCAAGACTGCCGGACACCCCGCCTTCCTCCTGCCGAACCGGCGGCGGAGGCGCCAGCAGTACCGTGAGAGGCTACCAGCCGCAGGTGTAAGGCAGGCGAGCGCTCCCGCACGGTGGCGGCGTGGCCGGAGAGGGTCATCTTCGTCGGCAGCCATACCGGCGGCGCTCCCCGAAGCACCGATCGCTCGAAGGAAGGGATTTCTCTGCCCACGAGGCTGAGCTGGAACATGTCGGTGGTAACCGGAGGTAGCGAACCGGGCTCCGCCGTCCCCGCCGCCGCCGGCGGAGGCGCCGGCGGAGGGACCCGGGTTTTCTTCCAGAGTCCTCGCGGAAGCGCCTCCCGGGAAGATTCGGTCGCCCCCGCCGTGGTCCAAgtccagcagcagcagcggcgccACCAGCAGGGCAAAGTGACCGTCAAGTACGATCGCAAAGAGCTGCGGAAAAGGCTGGTGCTGGAAGAGTGGATCGTGGAGCAGCTCGGGCAGCTCTACGGCTGCGAGGTACCCGCGCCGTCGCTCATCGCCCCTTCGCAGCCCGATCGCGCGTCCGAATCCCGGGCAAGACGCCCCACGGCCCGTCGAGGGGCCGGAGACGGAGCGCGCCGCAGCCCTGGACGGTTCGGCTTCCGAACCGAACCGGCAACCGCGGACTTTTGGGTGTCCCCTGCCTGCCTTGTGCAGCCCGGAGGAAGAGCCGTCGCTGCTCTTGTGCCACCTCGCCGGGATCTTAATCTCACCCAGGCGATTCCTTGCTTTGGCAGGATTTTAAGTCCCTCGCTTTCTACTACTAGTGTATTTCGCTTGGCGGGgctaaggggaagagccttctctgtgggggccccggccctctggaatctgctCACCCCGGAGATTCCcactgccttccacaagagtcttaagactcacttatgtcgccaggcttggggcaattagatctagaccccctggccaagaattgtgatgtatggctgcaaTTTGAATTTGtaggattgatttttaatatattgggtgtTTTAGCTTACGtcgtttttaattaattagatttgtctctgtattcactgttttatattgtatgctgtgaatggccccgagtcttcggggaggggtggcatacaattattattattattattattattattattattaataataatattaatattaataataataatttgcctgTAGTAGAGACGGATCCATCCATCCACAGGCGAGGAGATCCTTTCCTAATAGTTG
This genomic window from Erythrolamprus reginae isolate rEryReg1 chromosome 1, rEryReg1.hap1, whole genome shotgun sequence contains:
- the PPP1R14C gene encoding protein phosphatase 1 regulatory subunit 14C — encoded protein: MSVVTGGSEPGSAVPAAAGGGAGGGTRVFFQSPRGSASREDSVAPAVVQVQQQQRRHQQGKVTVKYDRKELRKRLVLEEWIVEQLGQLYGCEEEEMPDVEIDIDDLLDAANEEERALKLQEALVDCYKPTEDFIKELLTRIRGMRKLSPPQKKNI